One Equus caballus isolate H_3958 breed thoroughbred chromosome 14, TB-T2T, whole genome shotgun sequence DNA segment encodes these proteins:
- the TRIM41 gene encoding E3 ubiquitin-protein ligase TRIM41 isoform X1, which produces MAAVAMAPNPVQTLQEEAVCAICLDYFTDPVSIGCGHNFCRVCVTQLWGGEDEEDRDELDREEEEEEDGEEEEVEAVGAGGGWDTPMRDEDYEGDMEEDGEEEEEGVFWTSGMGGSNWDNMDYVWEEEDEEEDLDYYLGDMEEDLRGEDEEDEEDVLEEEEEDDLDPVTPLPPPPVPRRCFTCPQCRKSFPRRSFRPNLQLANMVQVIRQMHPTPGRGSRGTEQGICPKHQEALKLFCEVDEEAICVVCRESRSHKQHSVVPLEEVVQEYKAKLQGHVEPLRKHLEAVQKMKAKEERRVTELKVVSTIPFASSQSQMKSELAAVASEFGRLTRFLAEEQAGLERRLREMHEAQLGRAGAAANRLAEQATQLSRLLAEAQERSQQGGLRLLQDIKETFNRCEEVQLQPPEIWSPDPCQPHSHDFLTDAIVRKMSRMFCQAARVDLTLDPDTAHPALMLSPDCRGVRLAERRQEVADHSKRFSGDCCVLGAQGFRSGRHYWEVEVGGRRGWAVGAARESTHHKEKVGSGGSSVGSGDASSSSRHHHRRRRLHLPQQPLLQREVWCVGTNGKRYQAQSSTEQTLLSPSEKPRRFGVYLDYEAGRLGFYNAETLAHVHTFSAAFLGERVFPFFRVLSKGTRIKLCP; this is translated from the exons ATGGCTGCCGTTGCCATGGCACCCAACCCCGTGCAGACCCTTCAGGAGGAGGCGGTGTGCGCCATCTGCCTGGATTACTTCACGGACCCCGTGTCCATCGGCTGCGGGCACAACTTCTGCCGAGTGTGTGTGACccagctgtggggaggggaggatgaggaggacAGGGATGAGTTAGaccgggaggaggaggaggaggaggacggcgaggaggaggaagtggaggctgtGGGGGCCGGTGGGGGGTGGGACACCCCTATGCGGGATGAAGACTATGAGGGTGACATGGAGGAGGACGgcgaggaggaagaggagggtgtGTTCTGGACCAGTGGCATGGGCGGGTCCAACTGGGACAACATGGACTACgtgtgggaggaggaggacgaggaggaagACCTGGACTACTACTTGGGGGACATGGAGGAGGACCTGAGgggggaggatgaggaggacgaggaggacgtgctggaggaggaggaggaagacgacCTAGACCCCGTCACCCCACTGCCCCCGCCTCCGGTCCCTCGGAGGTGCTTCACCTGCCCCCAGTGCCGGAAGAGCTTTCCGAGGCGGAGCTTCCGCCCCAACCTGCAGCTGGCCAACATGGTCCAGGTGATTCGCCAGATGCACCCAACTCCTGGTCGAGGGAGCCGGGGGACCGAGCAGGGCATTTGCCCCAAACACCAGGAAGCCCTGAAGCTCTTCTGCGAGGTGGATGAAGAAGCCATCTGTGTGGTGTGCCGAGAATCCAGGAGCCACAAACAGCACAGCGTGGTGCCTCTGGAGGAGGTGGTGCAGGAGTACAAG GCCAAACTGCAGGGACATGTAGAACCACTGAGGAAGCACCTGGAGGCTGTGCAGAAGATGAAGGCCAAGGAGGAGAGGCGGGTGACAGAGCTGAAG GTGGTATCCACCATCCCCTTTGCATCATCCCAGAGCCAGATGAAGTCAGAGCTGGCAGCTGTGGCCTCAGAGTTTGGGCGGCTGACACGGTTTCTGGCTGAAGAACAAGCAGGGCTGGAGCGGCGCCTCCGAGAGATGCACGAAGCCCAGCTGGGGCGAGCAGGAGCAGCAGCCAACCGACTCGCGGAGCAGGCTACCCAGCTGAGCCGCCTGCTGGCTGAGGCCCAGGAACGGAGCCAGCAAGGGGGCCTGCGGCTGCTCCAG GACATCAAGGAGACTTTCAATAG GTGTGAAGAGGTACAGCTGCAGCCCCCCGAGATCTGGTCCCCTGACCCGTGTCAACCTCATAGCCATGACTTCCTGACAGACGCCATCGTAAGGAAAATGAGCCGGATGTTCTGTCAGGCTGCCCGAG TGGACCTGACACTGGACCCTGACACGGCTCACCCGGCCCTGATGCTGTCCCCTGACTGCCGAGGGGTCCGCCTGGCAGAGCGGCGGCAGGAGGTTGCTGACCATTCCAAGCGCTTCTCGGGCGACTGCTGTGTACTGGGGGCCCAGGGCTTCCGCTCTGGCCGGCACTACTGGGAGGTAGAGGTGGGCGGGCGGCGGGGCTGGGCGGTGGGCGCTGCCCGTGAATCGACCCATCATAAGGAGAAGGTGGGCTCTGGGGGGTCCTCTGTGGGCAGCGGGGATGCTAGCTCCTCCTCACGCCATCATCATCGCCGCCGCCGGCTCCACCTGCCCCAGCAGCCCCTGCTCCAGCGGGAAGTGTGGTGTGTGGGCACCAACGGTAAACGCTACCAGGCACAGAGCTCAACGGAGCAGACACTGCTGAGCCCAAGTGAGAAACCAAGACGCTTTGGCGTGTACCTGGACTATGAGGCTGGGCGCCTGGGCTTCTACAACGCCGAGACTCTGGCCCACGTGCACACCTTCTCTGCTGCTTTCCTGGGCGAGCGTGTCTTCCCTTTCTTCCGCGTGCTCTCCAAGGGCACCCGCATCAAGCTCTGCCCTTGA
- the TRIM41 gene encoding E3 ubiquitin-protein ligase TRIM41 isoform X2, translating to MAAVAMAPNPVQTLQEEAVCAICLDYFTDPVSIGCGHNFCRVCVTQLWGGEDEEDRDELDREEEEEEDGEEEEVEAVGAGGGWDTPMRDEDYEGDMEEDGEEEEEGVFWTSGMGGSNWDNMDYVWEEEDEEEDLDYYLGDMEEDLRGEDEEDEEDVLEEEEEDDLDPVTPLPPPPVPRRCFTCPQCRKSFPRRSFRPNLQLANMVQVIRQMHPTPGRGSRGTEQGICPKHQEALKLFCEVDEEAICVVCRESRSHKQHSVVPLEEVVQEYKAKLQGHVEPLRKHLEAVQKMKAKEERRVTELKSQMKSELAAVASEFGRLTRFLAEEQAGLERRLREMHEAQLGRAGAAANRLAEQATQLSRLLAEAQERSQQGGLRLLQDIKETFNRCEEVQLQPPEIWSPDPCQPHSHDFLTDAIVRKMSRMFCQAARVDLTLDPDTAHPALMLSPDCRGVRLAERRQEVADHSKRFSGDCCVLGAQGFRSGRHYWEVEVGGRRGWAVGAARESTHHKEKVGSGGSSVGSGDASSSSRHHHRRRRLHLPQQPLLQREVWCVGTNGKRYQAQSSTEQTLLSPSEKPRRFGVYLDYEAGRLGFYNAETLAHVHTFSAAFLGERVFPFFRVLSKGTRIKLCP from the exons ATGGCTGCCGTTGCCATGGCACCCAACCCCGTGCAGACCCTTCAGGAGGAGGCGGTGTGCGCCATCTGCCTGGATTACTTCACGGACCCCGTGTCCATCGGCTGCGGGCACAACTTCTGCCGAGTGTGTGTGACccagctgtggggaggggaggatgaggaggacAGGGATGAGTTAGaccgggaggaggaggaggaggaggacggcgaggaggaggaagtggaggctgtGGGGGCCGGTGGGGGGTGGGACACCCCTATGCGGGATGAAGACTATGAGGGTGACATGGAGGAGGACGgcgaggaggaagaggagggtgtGTTCTGGACCAGTGGCATGGGCGGGTCCAACTGGGACAACATGGACTACgtgtgggaggaggaggacgaggaggaagACCTGGACTACTACTTGGGGGACATGGAGGAGGACCTGAGgggggaggatgaggaggacgaggaggacgtgctggaggaggaggaggaagacgacCTAGACCCCGTCACCCCACTGCCCCCGCCTCCGGTCCCTCGGAGGTGCTTCACCTGCCCCCAGTGCCGGAAGAGCTTTCCGAGGCGGAGCTTCCGCCCCAACCTGCAGCTGGCCAACATGGTCCAGGTGATTCGCCAGATGCACCCAACTCCTGGTCGAGGGAGCCGGGGGACCGAGCAGGGCATTTGCCCCAAACACCAGGAAGCCCTGAAGCTCTTCTGCGAGGTGGATGAAGAAGCCATCTGTGTGGTGTGCCGAGAATCCAGGAGCCACAAACAGCACAGCGTGGTGCCTCTGGAGGAGGTGGTGCAGGAGTACAAG GCCAAACTGCAGGGACATGTAGAACCACTGAGGAAGCACCTGGAGGCTGTGCAGAAGATGAAGGCCAAGGAGGAGAGGCGGGTGACAGAGCTGAAG AGCCAGATGAAGTCAGAGCTGGCAGCTGTGGCCTCAGAGTTTGGGCGGCTGACACGGTTTCTGGCTGAAGAACAAGCAGGGCTGGAGCGGCGCCTCCGAGAGATGCACGAAGCCCAGCTGGGGCGAGCAGGAGCAGCAGCCAACCGACTCGCGGAGCAGGCTACCCAGCTGAGCCGCCTGCTGGCTGAGGCCCAGGAACGGAGCCAGCAAGGGGGCCTGCGGCTGCTCCAG GACATCAAGGAGACTTTCAATAG GTGTGAAGAGGTACAGCTGCAGCCCCCCGAGATCTGGTCCCCTGACCCGTGTCAACCTCATAGCCATGACTTCCTGACAGACGCCATCGTAAGGAAAATGAGCCGGATGTTCTGTCAGGCTGCCCGAG TGGACCTGACACTGGACCCTGACACGGCTCACCCGGCCCTGATGCTGTCCCCTGACTGCCGAGGGGTCCGCCTGGCAGAGCGGCGGCAGGAGGTTGCTGACCATTCCAAGCGCTTCTCGGGCGACTGCTGTGTACTGGGGGCCCAGGGCTTCCGCTCTGGCCGGCACTACTGGGAGGTAGAGGTGGGCGGGCGGCGGGGCTGGGCGGTGGGCGCTGCCCGTGAATCGACCCATCATAAGGAGAAGGTGGGCTCTGGGGGGTCCTCTGTGGGCAGCGGGGATGCTAGCTCCTCCTCACGCCATCATCATCGCCGCCGCCGGCTCCACCTGCCCCAGCAGCCCCTGCTCCAGCGGGAAGTGTGGTGTGTGGGCACCAACGGTAAACGCTACCAGGCACAGAGCTCAACGGAGCAGACACTGCTGAGCCCAAGTGAGAAACCAAGACGCTTTGGCGTGTACCTGGACTATGAGGCTGGGCGCCTGGGCTTCTACAACGCCGAGACTCTGGCCCACGTGCACACCTTCTCTGCTGCTTTCCTGGGCGAGCGTGTCTTCCCTTTCTTCCGCGTGCTCTCCAAGGGCACCCGCATCAAGCTCTGCCCTTGA
- the RACK1 gene encoding small ribosomal subunit protein RACK1: MTEQMTLRGTLKGHNGWVTQIATTPQFPDMILSASRDKTIIMWKLTRDETNYGIPQRALRGHSHFVSDVVISSDGQFALSGSWDGTLRLWDLTTGTTTRRFVGHTKDVLSVAFSSDNRQIVSGSRDKTIKLWNTLGVCKYTVQDESHSEWVSCVRFSPNSSNPIIVSCGWDKLVKVWNLANCKLKTNHIGHTGYLNTVTVSPDGSLCASGGKDGQAMLWDLNEGKHLYTLDGGDIINALCFSPNRYWLCAATGPSIKIWDLEGKIIVDELKQEVISTSSKAEPPQCTSLAWSADGQTLFAGYTDNLVRVWQVTIGTR; encoded by the exons ATGACCGAACAGATGACCCTTCGTGGCACCCTCAAGGGCCACAACGGCTGGGTAACCCAGATCGCTACCACCCCGCAGTTCCCAGACATGATACTGTCGGCCTCGCGAG ACAAGACCATCATCATGTGGAAGCTGACCAGGGATGAGACCAACTACGGCATCCCACAGCGTGCTCTTCGAGGTCACTCCCACTTTGTTAGTGACGTGGTGATCTCTTCAGATGGCCAGTTTGCCCTCTCAGGCTCCTGGGATGGAACGCTTCGCCTCTGGGATCTCACAAC GGGCACCACCACACGCCGATTTGTGGGCCATACCAAGGATGTGCTGAGTGTGGCATTCTCCTCTGACAACCGGCAGATTGTCTCTGGCTCCCGAGATAAAACCATCAAGCTATGGAATACTCTGGGTGTATGCAAATACACTGTCCAG GATGAGAGCCACTCGGAGTGGGTGTCTTGTGTCCGCTTCTCACCCAACAGTAGCAATCCCATCATTGTCTCCTGTGGCTGGGACAAGCTAGTCAAG GTGTGGAATTTGGCAAACTGCAAGCTGAAGACCAATCACATCGGCCACACAGGCTACCTGAACACTGTCACTGTCTCTCCGGATGGATCCCTCTGTGCTTCTGGAGGCAAG GATGGCCAGGCCATGCTTTGGGATTTAAATGAAGGCAAGCACCTTTACACACTAGATGGTGGGGACATCATCAACGCCTTGTGCTTCAGTCCCAATCGCTACTGGCTCTGTGCTGCCACAGGCCCCAGCATCAAGATCTGG GACTTGGAGGGCAAGATCATTGTAGATGAACTGAAGCAAGAAGTTATCAGTACCAGCAGCAAGGCAGAGCCACCCCAGTGCACTTCTCTTGCCTGGTCTGCTGATGGCCAG ACTCTGTTTGCTGGCTACACGGACAACCTGGTGAGAGTGTGGCAGGTGACCATCGGCACCCGCTAG